The following are encoded together in the Microtus pennsylvanicus isolate mMicPen1 chromosome 8, mMicPen1.hap1, whole genome shotgun sequence genome:
- the Sec13 gene encoding protein SEC13 homolog, producing the protein MVSVINTVDTSHEDMIHDAQMDYYGTRLATCSSDRSVKIFDVRNGGQILIADLRGHEGPVWQVAWAHPMYGNILASCSYDRKVIIWKEENGTWEKTHEHSGHDSSVNSVCWAPHDYGLILACGSSDGAISLLTYTGEGQWEVKKINNAHTIGCNAVSWAPAVVPGSLIDQPSGQKPNYIKKFASGGCDNLIKLWREEEDGQWKEEQKLEAHSDWVRDVAWAPSIGLPTSTIASCSQDGRVFIWTCDDASGNMWSPKLLHKFNDVVWHVSWSITANILAVSGGDNKVTLWKESVDGQWVCISDVNKGQGSVSASITEGQQNEQ; encoded by the exons ATG GTGTCAGTAATTAACACCGTGGACACCTCTCATGAGGACATGATT CATGATGCCCAGATGGACTATTATGGCACGCGCCTAGCAACCTGCTCCTCGGACAGGTCCGTCAAAATCTTTGATGTACGAAACGGAGGGCAGATCCTCATCGCGGACCTCAGAGG ACATGAAGGGCCAGTATGGCAGGTAGCCTGGGCCCACCCCATGTATGGCAACATCCTGGCTTCCTGTTCCTACGACCGGAAAGTCATTATCTGGAAGGAGGAAAACGGCACTTGGGAGAAGACTCATGAGCACTCCGGACACGACTCCTCAG TGAACTCTGTATGCTGGGCCCCTCATGACTATGGCCTGATTTTGGCCTGTGGGAGCTCCGATGGGGCCATCTCCCTGCTGACCtatacaggagaaggccagtggGAAGTGAAGAAGATTAACAACGCTCACACG ATTGGCTGTAACGCTGTCAGTTGGGCCCCTGCTGTTGTACCTGGAAGCCTCATAGACCAACCATCAGGGCAGAAGCCCAATTACATCAAGAAGTTTGCATCAGGTGGCTGTGACAACCTCATCAAGCTCTGGAG GGAAGAGGAAGACGGCCAGTGGAAGGAGGAGCAGAAACTAGAGGCACACAGCGACTGGGTTCGAGACGTTGCCTGGGCCCCGTCCATTGGCCTGCCTACCAGCACCATTGCCAGCTGCTCTCAG GACGGTCGAGTGTTTATTTGGACCTGTGATGATGCCTCAGGCAATATGTGGTCACCCAAACTCCTGCACAAGTTCAATGATGTTGTGTGGCACGTGAGCTGGTCCATCACAGCAAACATCCTGGCCGTGTCAGGTGGAGACAATAAG GTGACCTTATGGAAAGAGTCGGTGGATGGACAGTGGGTGTGCATCAGCGATGTCAACAAAGGCCAGGGTTCCGTGTCCGCCTCCATCACAGAGGGCCAACAGAATGAGCAGTGA